GGTGGATACGACTACGTTGCAGGCGTTCATCCACAGAGGGAGCTCGGCGTAAGGCCTGCTGCCCAGTACATGGATGTGATTATCCAGGCCTTCCTTCACAACTGCCTGCCTGACAGGCTCCAGAAGCTCGCCATCTCCAAGAAGCACGGCCTCCACATCGGCCCTCTCCTGGCGCAAAAGCTTCATGGCTCCTACCAGACACAGCGGGTCCTTAACGTGGGTCATACGACCGATGAAGAGGACGATGCGATTGTGTTGGGATAGGCCCAGATGACGACGAGCTGCGGCTCGCTCCTGTGGACGGAACCGCTCTATATCAACCCCGTTGGGCATCACTGTCACGCGTTCCTCTGGTACGCCCAGAGCGATTGCTTTACGGGAGAGGTCTTGGCTGACGGCGATCACTCTTGAGCTATGGCGAAGCGATTGGACGAGACGCCCGCGGGTTCGAGGAGAATAGAACTGTGAAGCGAAAGATGGGATATCGCTATATGCGCGGGCATCTCCCGCGCCCCCGAAGACGTTGATGTCGAATCCGTGCAGCGTAACCACGAGCGGAACGCCCAGGTCTCGCGCGACAAGATGTCCTACGTACCCCGCTGGATAGCCCGGGTGCGCATGAATGATATCTGGCGACAGGCGTTGGCGCTTGAGGGCGCGTCGCACCGCCGTGTAGGCAAGGTACACGTTCAGGGAATCGAAGCGCCAGGGCAGGCCGGGGTATCGGATGTAATGCACACAGCCCGTCGGCAAATCTATATCTGGAGGCAGCGTTACAGTTGGCAGGCCACTTCTGACAAGCCAGCCTTGTGACAGGAAGGGAAAGACTACTGGGACTAAGACAGTGACATCCATGCGGCGCGCCAGTTCCACTGCCTGTCCTGCGACAAACCGGCCGCTGCTTGGAGAGTTGGAGGACGGAAACATTTCGGACAGGAGCAGCAGCTTCATGGCGTGTTCAGGCTCGCTGCGCGGAGGCAGCCGTCAGGACTTCCGCCAGGGTCTGGCGCGTCAGATGCTCCCACGAGTGCTCCTGGGCCAGCTCCGCTCCGCGCCGCAGCCGGTCGGGTGAGGGATGCTCCAGCGCGGCGCAGACTGCTGCCTCGAACTCCGAGGGGCTTTCCGCAATATAGACCACCTCGGCGTACTTCTCTACCTCGGGAATCCGGGTGGCGACCACGGGCCTGCCCGCCGCCATGTACTCCCATAGCTTCAGCGGGTTGCGCGCCGCGTTCCAGGGGTGCACACTGAACGGGATGAGCGCCACGTCAAATCCCTTCAGAAAAGAGGGCAGACGCCGTCTCTCGACCCAGCCGATGAAGTGCACGTTGCCCCGGCCCGTCAGTCGGCGGCGCGTATCCGCCGAGACGTCCTCCGCGGGGCCTACCAGGACCAGCGACCACTCCGGACGCCGCCCGGCCAGTTCCTCCAGCAAGGAATAGTCCAGGGTCGTCTCGCTGGCGTTGCCGACGAAGCCGATGCGCGGACTTGGTATGGATTCCAGCTCCTTTGCGACGGGCAACGCTGGCAGGCGGGCGCGGGCGAAAAGGTCGTAGTCCACGCCGTTCGGAGTATAGACGACACGCGAGTGCCGCGCTGATCGGCTCCGATACAGGGAATCGGACGTGGTCAGGACCAGGCCTGCTTTCGTCAGAAGGGTATCCTCCTGCTTCGCCAGTTCAGGCAGCGGAGCGCCGTCGTGTTGGGACCGGGTGTACTCGTCGTAACACTCGTACACGACGAAGGAGTCGCGCGCCAGACCGACCCGGGAGACCTGCTCCGGGCGGAAGACCCACTCAATGCGCCGCGCGTCAGGTGGCCCTGTTCGGCGCAACGCGTCCTCAATCTGCGCGGTCAGCGTGCGCTTGCGCATCTGCGCAAGCAACGGCAGGCGGCCGGCGCCGGGTAGCCATACGATGGGAGTCAGCAGCGCCATGTTCTCGGAGAGGCGGCGCACTCGGGTCTTGTTCCGCGCCCTGGACAGTTCCAGCACCGAAAGCATGGGGTTGACCAGCAGGACGTGCGCCTGGCCGAGGGCATTGCGGGCCAGGGCCTCCAGCATGGGCCTTCGGTGGAAGGTGTCCCATGTGTGGACCAAGTACACGATGATATGGTAGCGGGACTGGCCCGCGGGGGTCCCCACACTCACGTCCTCCATAGCCGAGCGCCTCATGTCTGGAGACGTGGGCACGGGCGTGACCGCGAGGGAGAAAACACCGTGTCAGGCGGGGGCATGGGACGCGTCCGGAACGTGCGCGGGACGTCTGAGCGCCGCGAGGATAGCCCTGTCGGAGAGCTTGCGGTCTCTCTGTGCGGCCCGGCGCGCTCGCCAGATCAGGGGCATACGCCGCGCCGCATCCCAGTAGGCGCCGAGGCGGTGCACGTCTCCAGTGGCCGCTGCTTTGAGCAGGCGCGGGGGCGCCCACAGGAAGAACTGAAGCAGGAGGCCGGGGTCGGCAATGTTCTGCAGGATGAAGATCACCGCTCCCCTTTCACGTATTCGTCGCCGTGCGCCGTCTGAGTACATCTTATTGAGCGTTGCGCCGCCGGGATGAAAGACCACGCTGCGGGGCTCGAAAAGTATCTTGTAGCCACGCATCCAGGCCAAATAGGAAAGGGCTATATCCTGGTAGTACTCCGGCCAGTACGTGATGTCGTAGCCGCCCAGCAGCAGAAATTTCTCGCGGTCATAGGCTGCCGCGCCGCCGTGCGCCATGAGCGTGGGGCCGGAGCCGCCCGGCTGGCCGGTGCGGCCGGTGCCGAGGAGGCCACGGTGAAAGACCCCGGGGCATGGCTCCATACAGGCCTCCGCGGGGTTGTCCGACACGACCTTGGGTGTGGTCGCGAAAACAGTCGGGTCGTTCAGGCCTTCCAGGAGAGGTGGAATGAAGTCCGGCTGAACGCGAATGTCGTTATTGAGCAGGATGACGTAGTCGTGGGAGCAGGCGCGGACGGCGTCGTTGTAGGAGAAGAGACGACGGTTCTGGGCCATGCGCATGACTTTGACGTCCGGGAACTTCGCCTGCACGAACGCGACGCTGTCGTCGCTGCTGGCGTTGTCCACGACAATCACGTCGTGACGGGCGCCCGCGTAGCGAGCCGCCGCTACGACTCCGGGGATGTTCTCCTCCAGGAGGGGCCTTCCGTTGTAGTTCAGGACAAGAATGGCGCAGGTGCGGTTCACAGCTCCGGGTGCCTCACGCGCAGATAGTCTTCCAGCGCCTGCCGCCAGGGGCGCGGCAGGGATAGGCCGGCCCGCTTCAAGTTCCGATTCGCCAGGACTGAGTAAGCGGGGCGGCGCGCTTTCGCTCCGAACTGTGCGCTGGTGACGGGTTGGACATCCACGTTCAAATGGGCGAGTCGGAATATGGTCTGAGTGAAATTGTACCACGAGCAGGAGCCGCTGCTGGTCACGTGGTACAAGCCGTACCGGTCGGTCCCGAGCAATTCTACTACCTTGTTCGCCAGGTCACGCGTGTATGTGGGAGACAGGGTCTGGTCGTTGACGACGCGGATGGGAGCGCCCTGCTGGGCGAGCCGCAGCATGGTCTCCACAAAGTTGCCCCCCTTGCCGCTGGCGCCCGCGACGCCGTACAGTCCGGATGTGCGGACGAGGAAGTAGCGGGGACACAAGGTCCGCACGAAGTACTCCCCCGCGAGCTTGGACACGCCATAGACGCTGAGCGGGCCGGGAGCGTCGTCCTCCCCATAAGCGCGCCCTTTGGAGCCACTGAACACGTAGTCCGTGCTGAAGTGCATGAGGACGATATCCAGTTCTCTCGACAGGAGCGCCAGATTGCGCACGGCCAGGGTGTTTACCTCGAAGGGTTTGACGACCTCGTCCTCGCACACGTCCACCTTGTGGAATGCGCTGGTGTTGATGACCACGTCCGGGTGGTGACGCTCCAGCGCCGAACGCACCGCCGCATAGTCGCATACATCGAGTTGCTGATGGGTAAGGGGAACGGTGTCCGAAGGCGGCAGGACCTTCAGCAGGTCTGTGGCAAGCTGTCCAGCAGCGCCGATCAGGAGAACGCGCATCGTCTTTGGTCCCTCGTGTCCAGAGTCAGGCCGCAGCGAGGCTTACAGCGCTCGCGAGAGGTTGCCCTCCATTTTGGGCGCTGCCAATGAAAGGAGCGCCCGGGGAGGCCTACTTGCCCCGGCTTCGTGCCTGGGGAAGACGTACCAGTTTGCCGCTCTTGTCCTCCGGCAGGTCGAATATGTAGCCCGTGAGTTTGACGATGCGGTCCGCCTCCTCCAGGAGCTGCATCCAGCGGATGTTGTAATGGCGAGGGCTGTCGAAGTCGTCGCAGTGGTACTTGGCGATGCCGGCTACCATGTCCCGCACGGCGTCTTCGATGGAAATGAGGGGCTTGAATTCCAGGGCGCTCAGGATTTTCTTTCCGGACACCCGATAGTTCCGGACGCCTCGATAGCTATAGTCCACCTTTACCTGTGCGTTGATGCTCAGGGCGGTGAACGTCTCCCGCACCCGCAGGCTGGCCTCCGATATCCGGAGATTGTCATACACCACGTTGAAAATCTGGCCGCTGACCTTCTCCTCCGTGGCCTCCAGGCAAAGGATATACGCCCGCGCGGCATCCTTGACGGCGACCAGGGGGCGCCACATCTCGCCGCCATAGAAGAGGGTCATGTGGCCTCGGGAGAGCACGTCCTTGACGAATGTGTTGATGACCAGGTCATACCGCATGCGCGGGCTGAACCCAAAGAGCGTGCCCATGCGCAGAACCACGGGGGAAAAGCGCGGGTCCTTCAGGCCGAGAACGGCCTTTTCCGCCAGGTATTTGGATGACGAGTACGCAGCCTTAGGCGCGACGGGTGAGTCTTCATCCAGGAGGATGTCCTTCTCCTGCGTTCCCACCCCTACGTCGTAGATGGAGCAGGACGATGCGAGGACGTGCCGCCGGATACCCCTCTCCTGACACAGGCGGGCCAGGCTTTCCGCGGCCACGGTGTTCATCTGGTAGTTCGCTTGGGGGTTGTATTCAGCCGTGGGGTCGTTGGAGAGGCCTGCCAGGTTGATGACGGCGTCCACGCCTTCCAGGGCCGCGGGGTCCATCTGCCGGACGTCGCCGACCATCAGCTCCAGCCTGTCGCGCACCTCGTGCAGCCCTCCCTCACCGAAGAAGAGGCGATCGAAGACGCGGACGGCGTAGCCGCGCTCCAGAAGCTCGTTGACCAGGACGCAGCCCAGGTAGCCCGCTCCGCCTACAACGAGGATTTTCATGGTGATTCTCCTTGTTTTGTCTTGACCGCTTCGCATAAAAGGTCCGCAGCCATCCGGTACTTGAAATCAAGCGGCGCGTGGATACTCTCCGTGGCCTGGACCCGGATGACCCGGAAGCCGGCATTTTCTACCGCGTTCCGTAGGGATGCCTCCGTGAACCCATTGGTATGCCGCATGCCTTCCGCATCGTCGCCGAACACGAATACCATGCCCCAACCCTGCCTGTACGCGTCGTCGCCCTCCAAGAACGCCCTGGCGGCTATCTCGAAGTTCGGGCAGCGGATGACCAGTTTCCCGCCGGGCTGCAGGACGCGGCGCCACTCCCTGAGTGCCCTCCCGACCTCCGCTCTCGGGAGGTGTTCAATCATGTGGCTGGTGTGAATCTCCGTCGCGGAGTTGTCGGCAAAGGTGGTCAACGAGCGGGCGTCCTGGCGGACGTCGGCGGAAGGGCTCAGACTGTCCACGTTGATATAGTCCCACAACGGCATGTCGCCGCAGCCCAGATTCAGCCTGACGATGCCCTGTTTACGGAGGGCCGCCAAATAACGGCGCCTGCCCATGCGGTCCACGAACCGCTTGGTGAAGGGCAGGACGCGGTACAACTGGAGTCGGAGCGGGAGCAACCGCTGCCAGAGGCCGTGTGTGGCTGGCTGTCTGCTCATGCCGGAGTCCAGAAGCTATCGGCCTTTCACCGTCCAGACGTCGCCAAAGGAGTCCGGAGGGATGCGCACTTCGTCTGGCTTTTGCCGATTGTACACTTCGCTGGCGATGCTGACCATCTGGGTGTCGTCCTCCAGGGACATCCATCCGTGAAAGACCCCGGGCGGGACCAGAACAATGCTGGGGTTATGCGCCGAGACAATGAAAGTGTTCACTTCCTTGTAGGTCGGGCTCTCTGGTCTGTCGTCCACCAGCACAAACTTCGCTGAGCCGTGGCTGATGAAGAAATAGTCCCACATATGATAATGCTTGTGAAACGCCCGAATGGTGGCCCGTGTAAGATCGCCCACCATATAAACCTGGCCGAACTTGGGCAGGAAGGGGTCCGTGGCGCGGATAATCTCGATCAGGTAACCGCGGTCGTCCACGTGGGGCTCTAAAGGCACCTGCTGGACTCCCTGAATCATGGTCTCCTCCGCTCAGGCTGAGGTGATGGTTGCGCCTCTGCCAGCGACGAAAAGTAACAGTTCATGTTAGCTTTTTTTCGCTTTTTCCGCAAGCAGTCCGGCGATGGTCAGTCGCGGGTGAGAAGCCAGCGCTGCCGCGCGGGATCGCAGGTCGCTGTCGAGGAGCAGCAGCAGTCCCACATATGTGACGCCGAAGCCCACCGCCAGCATCAGGAAGCCGGGGATGCTCTCCGCTGGGACGGGCAGGTGAGGAGTCGCGGCCAGCCCTGCGGCGGCGAGCAGTCCAGCCAGCGCGAGGGGCCCGACGATGACGCCGATGTACTCCAGGGGACGGATGGCCAGCATGCGGTTTGTCCACAGGACGGAGACTATACCCAGCGCAAGGGCGACCGCGGTGATATAGACAGCGACACCCAGGGCGCCATAGCTCAGCGCCACAAAGTACAGCGCGGGGAACAGCGCGACAAACTTGACGATGTGGATGAGGAGCTGGCGGTGAGGCTTGCCCATGCCGTAGAAAACGCTACCTGTAGGGCCCACAATAGCTGATATGAGGCCAAAAAAAGACAGAGCCTGCAGCAGCGGGATGGCGGGCGCCCACTTGTCGCCGTAAAGCAGGCGCAGGAACGGCGGGCTGATGAGGACAAGGGCGAAGGCGAGCGGCGCGGCGAGGTAGGTGATATACCGAATGGTGGTCAGGTAGACGCGTTTGAGCTCCACAGGCTGGCCGCGCAGCCGAGTGTACACGGGCAGAATGACCGAATACAGGCTGTTCGTCACCATGGACTGGGGGTAATTGCCCAGGCGGTATGCGAAGTCATACTGACCCACGGTCACAACGCCCAGGGCGCGGCCGAGAATCGGCCTGTCCAGAGTCAGGATGAGGAAGATGAGTGCGTCGTTCAGGAATACAGAGTTCCCGAAGCGGAGCAACCGTTTCGCCACCGCCCAGTTGAAGTGGAATGACGGGCGGAAGGGGGAGATAACCCAGAAGATGGCGCCCTGGCAGACCATTTGCGCCAGTTGGGCATAGACGATGCTCCACACGCCCAGGCCCTGCACGGCGAGGATGACCGCTATCACCGTATAGACCAGCGTGCCCGCCAGCCCTGTCAAGGCGCGCACGCGGAACCGCAATTCCTTGATAAGCAGTGTCTCCTGTACGGATGTCAGACTATACAGGATGAAGCTCACGCCCAGGACTTGCACCACGGGTTGCATCGCGGGGCTGGCGAAGGCGCGCGCTGCCAGCGGCGCCGCCAGCAGCGACAGGGCCGCGAGCACGACCCCGGCCGCAAGCAGCAACCAGAAAGCGGTGGCGCTCGCTTCCGTGAGGTCGCGCTCCTCGTGAAGAAGCGCTATGCCCAGACCCAGGCCCCGGACCAGGGCGAGCCAGCCGATCACCAGGCTGGCAAGGCTGAAGATGCCCATGTCCGCCACGGGCACGTACTTCGCCAAGAGCAGGGTGGCGACCGCCGAAAGCGCCTGGCTGATGTAGGTAGCCCCTCCCGTCCAAAGGAAACCCCCTGCGATAGTCCGGCCGGACGTCACGGCGGGGGCGCCTGCGTGGGAAGGCGGCCAGACTCTGGGGCAGTCGCCGTCGTCCTGAGATAGGAGGCTATGGCCTGGTTGTCCCACCGGCGCGCCGCCAGGGTCTGGGGCAGGTGGACGAGGTTCCATCCCAGGGCGTAGGCCAGCAGGCCGGCGTTCACCAGCACGTTGGATGGCCGCAGCCGCCGGTGGTAGGCGAAGCCGCGGCTGGTGCGCGCAAAGGGGTTGCAGCTTATGTGGACGACGAGGGCGACTTGCCGCAGGATGACGCCCAGGCTCTCGTTCTTGATGAGATAGCGGATGCGGTTCCGCATGGTGAGAATGGATGCCTTCCAGGGTATCCGCTCGGATGACCCTTCCGAGTAGTGCCAGAGGGGGACGTTCACACGCGTCAGCGCAAAGCCCGCCCTGCGGGCTCTGGCCTCCAGGTCATCCTCCTCTCCATAGGCGAAGTAGGCATCATCCACCAGCCCTATGGCGCGGAGCATGTCCGTGGGAATGAACATCGCACAGCCGCCCACGTGCGTCGCAGGCTGGGGCTGGGCTGGTTGCCAGTCGCGGCATGCCTGCTCGAAGCGCTCGATAGGCTCCTTGCCGTACTCACCGAAGACGTGAAAGCCGACAACGCCCGCATGCGGATCAGCCTCGGCGGCGGCGACTGCTTTCGTCAGCCAGCGGGGATGCACCTTCATGTCGTTGTTCAGCAGGACGACATAGCGTGCGCCCTGGGCCATTGCGTAGCGGATGCCCACGTTGTTGCCTCCGGACCAGCCCAGGTTCTTTGCGTTGCGTAGCAGGACGACGCCGGGAAAGGAGGACTGGACATACGCGCACGAGCCGTCGCTGGACGCGTTGTCCACCACAATAACCTGGCATCGGGGGTAGTCCGTGGCCAGCACGGAGGGCAGGCAGTACCGTAGGTGGCGCAGCCCGTTCCAGTTCAGGATGACAACAGAGACCAGAGGCCAGGACTGCATCAAATGTCCATTTCCTAGCGCATCTTGATGGCCCAGTCGTAGGGGACCTGGTCGGAGTTCCACGGCAGGCGGTACTCGTCCGGGTCATTCCTGTCGTACAGCTTGTCCGGGAAGTTCAGCAGAAAAGATGGCTCGTCGCCCACGGTCTTGTAGCCGTGCACGACGCCGATGGGGACTTTGAGAACGACGGGGTTCTGCTCGCCGATGAAAAACTCCTGGACTTCCCCTTTTGTCGGCGAGCCATCGCGCTGATCGTACAGGACGATCTTGGTCATCCCCTTCACGGTGCAGAAGAAGTCGTTCTGCTTTTTGTGGTAGTGCCACGCGCGCACCACGCCTGGGTAGTTGAGTGACACGTAGGTCTGCGCGAAGCGCGTGAACAGGGGGTCGTCTGCGCGCAGTATCTCCATCAGGTAGCCACGCTCGTCCACGTTCGGCGTGAGCTTCTTGATTTCAACGCCATGAATCACTGCAGCCTCCTCGGAGACGCTATCCCCCTGCGCGCGCGCTGCTTTGTGGGCAACCGGCGTGCGTACTGGCGGGTATAGTACTGTGCGAAGTCGCCCTGCTTGATAGGACGCCACCACTGCGGGTTCTCGCGGTACCAGCGCACCGTCTTCTCCAGTGCGGCCTCGAAGGAGTGCGCTGGCTGCCAGCCCAGGTCGCGCATGCGCGAAGAGTCCAGGCTGTACCGCTGGTCATGGCCCTTCCGGTCTTCCACGAAGGTGATGAGGGACTCGGGCTTGCCCAGGATGCGCAGGATGGCGCGCGCCGTTTCCACGTTCGGACGCTCGTTGCTTCCCGCCACGTTGTAGATTTGCCCCGGCGCCCCGCGCCGCAGCGCCAAGTCAAGGGCCTCGCAGGCGTCTTCCACGTAGAGCCAATCCCTGATCTGCAGCCCCTGGCCATAGACGGGCAGAGGCT
This is a stretch of genomic DNA from Dehalococcoidia bacterium. It encodes these proteins:
- a CDS encoding glycosyltransferase family 4 protein; the encoded protein is MFPSSNSPSSGRFVAGQAVELARRMDVTVLVPVVFPFLSQGWLVRSGLPTVTLPPDIDLPTGCVHYIRYPGLPWRFDSLNVYLAYTAVRRALKRQRLSPDIIHAHPGYPAGYVGHLVARDLGVPLVVTLHGFDINVFGGAGDARAYSDIPSFASQFYSPRTRGRLVQSLRHSSRVIAVSQDLSRKAIALGVPEERVTVMPNGVDIERFRPQERAAARRHLGLSQHNRIVLFIGRMTHVKDPLCLVGAMKLLRQERADVEAVLLGDGELLEPVRQAVVKEGLDNHIHVLGSRPYAELPLWMNACNVVVSTSHYESFGLVLLEALACGTPVVASRVGGIPEMVHDGEQGVLVPPGDQSSLARAIALAVDKAWDREALRRHAEMYSWKRVADEIDHLYHAVLKERL
- a CDS encoding glycosyltransferase produces the protein MEDVSVGTPAGQSRYHIIVYLVHTWDTFHRRPMLEALARNALGQAHVLLVNPMLSVLELSRARNKTRVRRLSENMALLTPIVWLPGAGRLPLLAQMRKRTLTAQIEDALRRTGPPDARRIEWVFRPEQVSRVGLARDSFVVYECYDEYTRSQHDGAPLPELAKQEDTLLTKAGLVLTTSDSLYRSRSARHSRVVYTPNGVDYDLFARARLPALPVAKELESIPSPRIGFVGNASETTLDYSLLEELAGRRPEWSLVLVGPAEDVSADTRRRLTGRGNVHFIGWVERRRLPSFLKGFDVALIPFSVHPWNAARNPLKLWEYMAAGRPVVATRIPEVEKYAEVVYIAESPSEFEAAVCAALEHPSPDRLRRGAELAQEHSWEHLTRQTLAEVLTAASAQRA
- a CDS encoding glycosyltransferase, with protein sequence MNRTCAILVLNYNGRPLLEENIPGVVAAARYAGARHDVIVVDNASSDDSVAFVQAKFPDVKVMRMAQNRRLFSYNDAVRACSHDYVILLNNDIRVQPDFIPPLLEGLNDPTVFATTPKVVSDNPAEACMEPCPGVFHRGLLGTGRTGQPGGSGPTLMAHGGAAAYDREKFLLLGGYDITYWPEYYQDIALSYLAWMRGYKILFEPRSVVFHPGGATLNKMYSDGARRRIRERGAVIFILQNIADPGLLLQFFLWAPPRLLKAAATGDVHRLGAYWDAARRMPLIWRARRAAQRDRKLSDRAILAALRRPAHVPDASHAPA
- the rfbD gene encoding dTDP-4-dehydrorhamnose reductase, encoding MRVLLIGAAGQLATDLLKVLPPSDTVPLTHQQLDVCDYAAVRSALERHHPDVVINTSAFHKVDVCEDEVVKPFEVNTLAVRNLALLSRELDIVLMHFSTDYVFSGSKGRAYGEDDAPGPLSVYGVSKLAGEYFVRTLCPRYFLVRTSGLYGVAGASGKGGNFVETMLRLAQQGAPIRVVNDQTLSPTYTRDLANKVVELLGTDRYGLYHVTSSGSCSWYNFTQTIFRLAHLNVDVQPVTSAQFGAKARRPAYSVLANRNLKRAGLSLPRPWRQALEDYLRVRHPEL
- a CDS encoding SDR family oxidoreductase gives rise to the protein MKILVVGGAGYLGCVLVNELLERGYAVRVFDRLFFGEGGLHEVRDRLELMVGDVRQMDPAALEGVDAVINLAGLSNDPTAEYNPQANYQMNTVAAESLARLCQERGIRRHVLASSCSIYDVGVGTQEKDILLDEDSPVAPKAAYSSSKYLAEKAVLGLKDPRFSPVVLRMGTLFGFSPRMRYDLVINTFVKDVLSRGHMTLFYGGEMWRPLVAVKDAARAYILCLEATEEKVSGQIFNVVYDNLRISEASLRVRETFTALSINAQVKVDYSYRGVRNYRVSGKKILSALEFKPLISIEDAVRDMVAGIAKYHCDDFDSPRHYNIRWMQLLEEADRIVKLTGYIFDLPEDKSGKLVRLPQARSRGK
- a CDS encoding methyltransferase domain-containing protein, whose protein sequence is MSRQPATHGLWQRLLPLRLQLYRVLPFTKRFVDRMGRRRYLAALRKQGIVRLNLGCGDMPLWDYINVDSLSPSADVRQDARSLTTFADNSATEIHTSHMIEHLPRAEVGRALREWRRVLQPGGKLVIRCPNFEIAARAFLEGDDAYRQGWGMVFVFGDDAEGMRHTNGFTEASLRNAVENAGFRVIRVQATESIHAPLDFKYRMAADLLCEAVKTKQGESP
- a CDS encoding dTDP-4-dehydrorhamnose 3,5-epimerase family protein, with protein sequence MIQGVQQVPLEPHVDDRGYLIEIIRATDPFLPKFGQVYMVGDLTRATIRAFHKHYHMWDYFFISHGSAKFVLVDDRPESPTYKEVNTFIVSAHNPSIVLVPPGVFHGWMSLEDDTQMVSIASEVYNRQKPDEVRIPPDSFGDVWTVKGR
- a CDS encoding lipopolysaccharide biosynthesis protein, yielding MTSGRTIAGGFLWTGGATYISQALSAVATLLLAKYVPVADMGIFSLASLVIGWLALVRGLGLGIALLHEERDLTEASATAFWLLLAAGVVLAALSLLAAPLAARAFASPAMQPVVQVLGVSFILYSLTSVQETLLIKELRFRVRALTGLAGTLVYTVIAVILAVQGLGVWSIVYAQLAQMVCQGAIFWVISPFRPSFHFNWAVAKRLLRFGNSVFLNDALIFLILTLDRPILGRALGVVTVGQYDFAYRLGNYPQSMVTNSLYSVILPVYTRLRGQPVELKRVYLTTIRYITYLAAPLAFALVLISPPFLRLLYGDKWAPAIPLLQALSFFGLISAIVGPTGSVFYGMGKPHRQLLIHIVKFVALFPALYFVALSYGALGVAVYITAVALALGIVSVLWTNRMLAIRPLEYIGVIVGPLALAGLLAAAGLAATPHLPVPAESIPGFLMLAVGFGVTYVGLLLLLDSDLRSRAAALASHPRLTIAGLLAEKAKKS
- a CDS encoding glycosyltransferase family 2 protein, coding for MQSWPLVSVVILNWNGLRHLRYCLPSVLATDYPRCQVIVVDNASSDGSCAYVQSSFPGVVLLRNAKNLGWSGGNNVGIRYAMAQGARYVVLLNNDMKVHPRWLTKAVAAAEADPHAGVVGFHVFGEYGKEPIERFEQACRDWQPAQPQPATHVGGCAMFIPTDMLRAIGLVDDAYFAYGEEDDLEARARRAGFALTRVNVPLWHYSEGSSERIPWKASILTMRNRIRYLIKNESLGVILRQVALVVHISCNPFARTSRGFAYHRRLRPSNVLVNAGLLAYALGWNLVHLPQTLAARRWDNQAIASYLRTTATAPESGRLPTQAPPP
- a CDS encoding dTDP-4-dehydrorhamnose 3,5-epimerase family protein encodes the protein MIHGVEIKKLTPNVDERGYLMEILRADDPLFTRFAQTYVSLNYPGVVRAWHYHKKQNDFFCTVKGMTKIVLYDQRDGSPTKGEVQEFFIGEQNPVVLKVPIGVVHGYKTVGDEPSFLLNFPDKLYDRNDPDEYRLPWNSDQVPYDWAIKMR